Proteins encoded in a region of the Mercenaria mercenaria strain notata chromosome 1, MADL_Memer_1, whole genome shotgun sequence genome:
- the LOC123545278 gene encoding uncharacterized protein LOC123545278 — protein sequence MGVFNDVKQINQPDSISKVKFDIDLSDYAIKKQFKKLKKETESYLHRNKELDNTMNRALDMGGNEIINLGNPDKPNDAVSRRFMFKKVQSVIDDYNLEDIKSIKQTLEVEVKNIEELTKDFKKNSLLINQLQGKIEEEMKAMVDSIKELEEKSDLTDDNIKEVFRVNLNILFTQVQELKDSMIKHEELKDKIIEAEKKLQNMYQLEIRTEINKLNTEMAKGNQDLLDTFSNKFAEYKSELEKAASQRGDDHDTALDNLKKEINSKIDDFKKQIRNWISIVDNRHNLKYAELSNITKKIQEDINEFNDKIKKIINDLDSVVEKSAKQEEAIKIINDQIKKIINDLDSVVKISAKQGESITANTQVITANTKAITANVEEITTNTQEITKVKNVFLKQETQLARTKATVDNLSASEVATTKRVDDLAEIILKLKKKDRKIEKRVEEVRHEAFLFEYYYNHTFDYIQMKKYFDRRGAWIHSTYKNMADLNYLNIFEIRPGIIVDYKDFINTNQEYKIDVLDMLLSGVFIVRKTGTYIIDIKILLKGASSPGEPYKPTKSPISHFIFRWRNNRPQDDVLLFGIFDNVNITAEAAEDFDTDKLISMYKKKIKIYLKQGTMFDIHPYDDSAFTELTFMLLMGSYIKFYISDEPVSYDRNSLLD from the coding sequence atgggagtttttaatgatgtaaaacaaattaatcaacctgacagtataagtaaagttaaatttgatattgatttaagtgattatgctattaaaaaacaattcaaaaagcttaaaaaggaaacggaatcgtatcttcacagaaataaggaacttgataacacaatgaacagagcattagatatgggaggtaatgaaataatcaacctaggaaatccagataaacccaacgatgcagtttcaagacgatttatgtttaaaaaagttcaaagtgtaatagatgactataatcttgaagatatcaaatctataaaacaaacactagaagtagaagtaaagaatattgaagaattaacaaaagattttaaaaagaattcattattaattaatcaattacaaggtaaaattgaagaagaaatgaaagctatggttgattctattaaagaacttgaagagaaatctgatttgacagatgacaacataaaagaagtatttcgagttaatttaaacattttattcactcaagttcaagaattaaaagatagtatgattaaacatgaagaactaaaagacaagattattgaagctgagaaaaagttacaaaatatgtatcagttagaaatcagaacagaaataaataaactaaatactgaaatggcaaaagggaatcaagatttactcgatacattttcaaataaatttgcagaatataaatctgaattggaaaaggcagcttcacaaagaggtgatgatcatgatacagcattagataaccttaaaaaagaaattaattctaaaatagatgactttaaaaaacaaattcgaaattggattagtattgttgacaaccgtcacaatttaaaatatgcagaattaagtaatattacaaaaaaaatacaagaagatattaatgaatttaatgataaaattaaaaaaataataaatgatctggactctgtagttgaaaaatcagctaaacaagaagaagcaattaagataattaatgatcaaattaaaaaaataataaatgatttggactctgtagttaaaatatcagctaaacaaggagaatcaatcactgctaatacccaagtaattactgctaatactaaagcaataaccgctaatgtcgaagaaattaccactaatacccaagaaattacaaaagtaaaaaatgttttcttaaaacaagaaacacaattagctagaacaaaggctactgttgacaatttatctgcttctgaagttgctacaacaaaacgagttgatgatttagctgaaataattcttaaacttaaaaagaaagacaggaaaatagaaaaaagggtagaggaagtgagacatgaagcgtttctctttgaatactattataatcatacttttgattacatacaaatgaaaaagtattttgaccgtcgtggtgcctggatacattcaacatataaaaatatggccgatctgaactatttaaatatatttgaaataaggcctggaattatcgtagattataaagattttataaacacaaaccaagaatataaaatagatgtactagatatgcttttgagtggtgtgtttatagtcagaaaaaccggaacttatataatagatattaagattttattaaagggtgcaagctccccgggtgaaccgtataaaccgactaaaagcccaatatcacattttatatttaggtggcgaaataataggcctcaggatgatgttttactttttggtatatttgataatgtaaatataacagctgaggcagctgaggactttgatactgataagttaatatctatgtataagaaaaaaattaaaatttatctaaaacaaggaacaatgtttgatattcacccgtatgacgattcagcatttacagaattaacatttatgcttttgatgggcagttacatcaaattctacatatcagatgaacctgtatcctatgatagaaacagccttttggattaa